A region from the Ichthyobacterium seriolicida genome encodes:
- a CDS encoding SusC/RagA family TonB-linked outer membrane protein → MRNSSLLMFLTTILTLQISFAQLRISGTVNSKEDNTISPLTGVSIVIKGGNKGVSSDLNGEFSIDAEKGDVLEFSFMGMKTVLFNVEKSDVITIDMIPDSDLLDEVVVMAYGSEKSKRELVGAVGTVGKKVIENQQVTSVARALQGSVPGLTMITSGGQPGSNPTIRIRGIASINASASPLYVVDGVPLTGNINTISSDQIESMTVLKDAASSAVYGSRAANGVILITTKKGTYNSPPKVSINTVIGGAIPAVKGFEFLSVKDYMELSWEGLRNSYLYTRDKTGSLIVNPKTTPRQAAQNATDNLISKLGYNPYGVNNPVGPNGKVLPTLNKPLWETDWEKAFYRKMPLRKDVSLSVSGGGDDSKYFVSANYLDTDGPVKTSNFERFATRLNLSSRVNDWLNFTVLSSFSGSHSNVPRQSGSKIANPMLWVNRVSSIYPLYARNDKGEIIEDDNGNPQYDYSNRRGKGANAQRPRSLTTNNKNPAGQFENDDVIHKRRHSTLNGIMDLRLYEGLHFKQNVSFTNYTLMEHDYDHYKYGDASRVGGRITEERHIHSKWNSISSLEYQKNFGLHNFDAKVINEFMHFTLNKITAEGERLLPEVKVLNGAVIPSGIGGAVKAEKA, encoded by the coding sequence ATGAGAAATTCTAGTTTATTAATGTTTTTGACAACTATTTTAACTCTTCAAATATCTTTTGCGCAGTTAAGAATATCGGGTACTGTTAATTCTAAGGAGGACAATACGATTTCTCCTTTAACGGGGGTCTCCATTGTGATCAAGGGGGGCAATAAAGGGGTTTCTTCAGATCTTAACGGTGAATTTTCTATAGATGCAGAAAAGGGAGATGTTTTAGAGTTTTCTTTTATGGGCATGAAAACAGTTCTATTTAACGTGGAAAAATCAGATGTTATAACTATTGATATGATACCTGATTCAGATCTGTTAGATGAGGTAGTAGTAATGGCTTATGGCTCTGAAAAATCTAAGAGAGAATTAGTAGGAGCAGTTGGTACGGTAGGGAAAAAAGTGATAGAGAATCAGCAAGTTACCTCTGTAGCCAGAGCTTTGCAGGGTAGTGTCCCAGGCTTAACTATGATTACCAGCGGAGGGCAACCAGGTTCGAACCCAACTATCAGAATAAGAGGTATAGCTAGTATTAATGCCTCTGCAAGTCCCCTTTATGTGGTCGATGGAGTTCCTTTAACTGGAAATATAAACACTATTAGTTCCGATCAAATAGAAAGTATGACAGTGTTAAAAGATGCAGCTTCTTCTGCTGTATATGGTAGTAGGGCCGCAAATGGGGTCATACTTATAACTACCAAAAAAGGAACATATAACTCTCCACCTAAGGTGTCTATAAATACTGTAATAGGAGGAGCAATTCCAGCGGTAAAAGGTTTTGAATTCTTAAGTGTGAAGGACTATATGGAATTATCTTGGGAGGGTTTGAGAAATAGTTATTTATATACCAGAGATAAAACTGGATCTCTAATAGTAAACCCTAAGACAACTCCCCGACAAGCTGCCCAAAATGCTACGGATAATTTGATATCTAAGTTGGGCTATAATCCTTACGGTGTGAATAATCCTGTTGGTCCAAATGGGAAAGTATTACCCACTCTTAATAAGCCGTTGTGGGAGACAGATTGGGAAAAAGCATTCTACAGGAAAATGCCTTTGAGAAAGGATGTTTCTCTTAGTGTTTCTGGCGGTGGTGATGATTCTAAGTATTTCGTATCTGCTAATTACTTGGATACAGATGGCCCTGTTAAGACTTCTAATTTTGAAAGGTTTGCTACTAGATTGAATTTATCTTCTAGAGTTAATGATTGGTTAAATTTTACTGTTTTATCTTCATTTTCGGGAAGTCACTCTAATGTTCCACGTCAATCTGGAAGCAAAATTGCTAACCCTATGCTATGGGTAAATCGTGTTTCTTCTATTTATCCTCTTTATGCCAGAAATGATAAAGGTGAAATTATAGAAGATGACAATGGTAATCCTCAGTATGATTATAGTAATAGAAGAGGAAAAGGGGCAAATGCCCAAAGACCTAGATCTCTTACTACAAATAATAAGAATCCAGCAGGGCAATTTGAAAACGATGATGTTATTCATAAAAGGAGACATAGCACCTTAAATGGTATTATGGATCTAAGATTATATGAAGGGCTTCATTTTAAGCAGAATGTAAGTTTTACAAATTATACGCTTATGGAACATGATTACGATCATTATAAATATGGAGATGCTTCTAGGGTAGGTGGCAGAATTACTGAAGAAAGGCATATACATAGTAAGTGGAATTCTATTAGCTCTTTGGAATATCAAAAAAACTTTGGTCTCCATAACTTTGACGCTAAAGTTATTAACGAGTTTATGCATTTTACTTTAAATAAAATTACCGCTGAAGGGGAGAGACTATTGCCTGAGGTTAAGGTATTGAATGGCGCTGTTATTCCGTCGGGTATAGGTGGGGCAGTGAAGGCAGAGAAGGCTTGA
- the ruvB gene encoding Holliday junction branch migration DNA helicase RuvB — MNRNITPNKEILTSRDIDSENKLRPQRFRDFVGQRQEIDNLEIFVKAANMRGDALDHVLLHGPPGLGKTTLANILVNELNSSLKMSSGPVIDKPGDLAGLLTNLKERDVLFIDEIHRLSPVVEEYLYSAMEDYRIDIMIESGPNSRSVQINLNPFTLIGATTRSGLLTAPMRDRFGIKCRLQYYDKELLGHIIERSASILNISICEESTFEIAGRSRGTPRIANSLLRRVRDFAQIKGDGTIDVSITKIALDSLNVDSAGLDEMDNKILTTIIDKFKGGPVGMSTIATAVSEEAGTIEEVYEPFLIQEGYLIRTPRGREVTDMAYKHLGRIREGQQRLF; from the coding sequence ATGAATCGTAATATAACTCCAAATAAGGAGATTTTGACCTCTAGAGATATAGATTCAGAAAATAAGCTGCGTCCACAGAGGTTTAGAGATTTTGTAGGTCAAAGACAAGAGATAGACAATTTAGAGATATTTGTAAAAGCCGCCAATATGAGAGGTGATGCTTTAGATCACGTCTTATTACATGGCCCTCCTGGTTTGGGTAAGACTACTTTAGCTAATATTTTAGTCAATGAATTAAATTCATCTTTAAAAATGTCTTCTGGTCCTGTTATAGATAAACCTGGAGATTTAGCTGGACTATTGACAAATCTAAAAGAGAGGGATGTTCTATTTATAGACGAGATACACAGATTATCGCCAGTAGTAGAAGAGTATTTGTACTCTGCTATGGAAGACTACAGGATAGATATCATGATAGAATCAGGTCCAAATTCTCGTAGTGTGCAGATAAATTTAAATCCTTTTACCCTTATAGGTGCTACTACTCGTTCTGGATTACTCACAGCTCCCATGAGAGATAGATTTGGAATCAAATGTAGACTGCAGTATTACGACAAAGAGTTGTTAGGGCATATTATAGAGAGAAGCGCATCGATATTGAACATTTCTATTTGCGAAGAATCCACATTTGAGATAGCGGGCAGAAGTAGAGGAACTCCTCGTATTGCCAATTCTCTTTTGAGACGTGTAAGAGATTTTGCTCAGATAAAAGGAGATGGAACCATAGATGTGAGTATAACTAAAATAGCTTTAGACTCTCTAAATGTAGATTCTGCTGGATTAGACGAGATGGACAACAAAATTTTGACCACGATAATAGATAAATTTAAAGGAGGACCTGTGGGCATGTCTACTATAGCGACAGCAGTGTCGGAAGAAGCAGGCACTATAGAGGAGGTGTATGAGCCATTTTTAATACAAGAGGGTTATTTAATCCGTACCCCAAGGGGGAGAGAAGTTACAGATATGGCCTATAAACATTTAGGGAGAATACGAGAGGGGCAGCAGAGGTTGTTTTAA
- the asnA gene encoding aspartate--ammonia ligase → MYTSKLDFIDTQIAIRKIKTIFESKLTNNLGLLRVSAPLFLESSTGLNDDLNGTEFPVSFTAITDKKLEIVQSLAKWKRMTLHKYSFSQDSGIYADMNAIRPNEEVSPIHSLYVDQWDWEKVLSPQERNINKLKSIVEDIYQSIYQTEGELNELYPQLTSKLPEKITFITSQELEDMFPSLTVKEKELKIAKMHKAVFIIGIGGVLSSGKVHDKRAPDYDDWSLNGDILFYHNPLDVGLEISSMGIRVDSETMKKQLKLSDKEDRLSLNFHKMVLDNIFPLSVGGGIGQSRLSMFLLEKAHIGEVQSSIWSEQVIKNCESNKIFLL, encoded by the coding sequence ATGTATACATCAAAATTAGACTTTATAGATACTCAAATTGCAATAAGAAAAATTAAGACAATTTTTGAATCAAAACTCACTAATAATCTAGGTCTTTTAAGGGTGTCTGCTCCTTTATTTTTAGAGTCAAGTACTGGATTAAATGATGATTTGAATGGAACAGAGTTTCCAGTCTCATTTACTGCTATAACTGATAAAAAATTAGAAATAGTACAATCATTGGCTAAATGGAAAAGAATGACCCTACATAAATATTCATTTTCCCAAGATTCTGGGATTTATGCCGATATGAATGCTATACGTCCAAATGAGGAAGTTAGTCCTATACATTCTCTTTATGTTGATCAGTGGGATTGGGAAAAAGTTCTTTCTCCACAAGAAAGAAATATTAATAAATTAAAAAGTATTGTCGAGGATATTTATCAATCTATTTATCAAACGGAAGGAGAACTAAACGAGTTATATCCGCAATTGACATCTAAATTACCTGAGAAAATAACTTTTATAACCTCTCAGGAATTAGAGGATATGTTCCCATCTCTTACTGTTAAAGAGAAAGAGTTGAAAATTGCAAAAATGCATAAGGCTGTTTTTATAATTGGTATAGGTGGAGTATTATCGTCTGGTAAAGTTCATGATAAAAGGGCTCCAGATTATGATGATTGGAGTTTGAACGGAGATATTTTATTTTATCATAATCCTTTGGATGTAGGCTTAGAAATATCTTCTATGGGAATAAGAGTAGATTCAGAAACAATGAAAAAGCAATTAAAGTTATCTGATAAGGAAGATCGATTGAGTCTCAATTTTCATAAGATGGTTTTAGATAATATTTTCCCTTTATCTGTAGGGGGAGGAATAGGGCAGTCTCGATTAAGTATGTTCTTATTAGAAAAAGCACATATAGGTGAGGTTCAATCTTCGATTTGGAGTGAGCAAGTTATCAAAAATTGTGAATCAAATAAAATATTTTTGTTATAA
- the purN gene encoding phosphoribosylglycinamide formyltransferase, translated as MPKRIVIFASGSGSNAENIISFFREDKNVEVSLILTNNKSAGVIDRAERLGVECHIFDRDTLLNKTNLLIDKLKKVKTDLIVLAGFLLKIPKGLIEAFPNEIINIHPSLLPKYGGGGMYGMKVHESVIHAREKKSGITIHYINEYFDQGDILFQGETEIEESDTAYTLSEKIHELEHLYLPLIIKSLISRL; from the coding sequence ATGCCTAAGCGTATAGTAATATTTGCTTCGGGTTCTGGATCGAATGCGGAGAATATAATTTCTTTCTTCAGAGAAGATAAAAATGTAGAAGTCTCTTTAATATTGACCAATAACAAAAGTGCAGGAGTTATAGATAGGGCTGAAAGATTAGGGGTAGAGTGTCACATTTTTGATAGAGATACTCTTTTAAACAAAACAAATCTTCTCATAGATAAATTAAAAAAAGTAAAGACGGATTTAATAGTATTAGCTGGTTTTTTATTGAAAATACCCAAAGGTCTTATCGAGGCCTTTCCTAACGAGATAATAAACATCCATCCTTCATTACTTCCAAAGTATGGAGGCGGTGGAATGTATGGGATGAAAGTGCACGAATCAGTAATCCACGCTAGAGAGAAAAAAAGTGGGATTACTATTCATTATATAAATGAATATTTTGATCAAGGAGATATTCTATTTCAAGGGGAGACGGAAATAGAAGAATCAGATACTGCATACACATTATCTGAAAAAATTCACGAATTAGAACACTTGTACTTACCTTTAATCATAAAGAGCTTAATAAGTCGATTGTAA
- the hemW gene encoding radical SAM family heme chaperone HemW, which translates to MSSIYVHIPFCNQRCSYCNFYFSTSLKKSVDIVNSICKELDIKKHFLKNKELSTLYFGGGTPSLLDPKHIGKIINHIKKYFSFREDIEITLEANPDDLKKSKLREFQSMGINRMSIGIQSFSDLDLKYMNRIHSAKEAIASVRDSSDIGFKNINIDMIYGIPISSDSRWRDNLNIAFSLGISHISAYALTIEKKTDLYYFIKKGTYKNVDEQHQADQFEILVEEAKKNDFVHYEISNFSKENYFSKHNCNYWMRNDYLGLGPSAHSFDGENRNWNVSNNTRYIEEIEKGGIYRGEKLSKKEQFNEMVMLGIRTIWGVDIKYISSFFGEEYRLHLEKTANSFIKEDLLIIDKDTLLLTDKGRFLADGIASSLFL; encoded by the coding sequence ATGTCTAGCATTTACGTTCATATTCCTTTTTGCAATCAGAGATGCAGTTATTGTAATTTCTATTTCTCTACTTCTTTAAAGAAAAGTGTTGACATCGTAAATTCTATATGCAAGGAATTAGATATCAAAAAACACTTTTTAAAAAACAAAGAATTATCCACCTTGTACTTCGGTGGAGGTACTCCTTCTCTATTAGATCCTAAACACATAGGCAAAATAATAAATCATATTAAAAAATACTTTTCTTTTAGAGAGGATATTGAAATCACATTAGAGGCAAATCCAGATGATTTAAAAAAAAGTAAGTTAAGGGAATTCCAATCTATGGGCATCAATAGGATGAGCATAGGAATACAGTCGTTTTCTGATTTGGATCTGAAATACATGAATCGCATTCACTCGGCCAAAGAAGCTATAGCTTCAGTTAGAGATTCTAGTGACATAGGGTTTAAAAACATCAATATAGATATGATTTACGGAATCCCTATTAGTTCAGACAGTAGGTGGAGAGATAATCTAAACATAGCTTTTTCACTAGGCATTTCACATATCTCTGCTTATGCTCTTACTATAGAAAAAAAAACAGACTTGTATTATTTTATAAAAAAAGGCACTTATAAAAATGTAGATGAGCAACATCAAGCCGATCAATTTGAGATATTAGTAGAAGAAGCAAAAAAAAATGATTTTGTACACTACGAAATTTCTAATTTCTCCAAAGAGAACTATTTTTCAAAGCACAATTGCAATTATTGGATGAGAAATGATTATTTGGGATTGGGACCTTCTGCTCATTCATTTGATGGAGAAAACAGAAACTGGAATGTATCTAATAACACTAGATATATAGAAGAGATAGAAAAGGGAGGAATTTATAGAGGTGAAAAACTGAGCAAAAAAGAACAATTTAACGAAATGGTAATGCTTGGAATTCGGACTATCTGGGGTGTGGATATTAAATATATTTCTTCTTTCTTTGGAGAAGAATACAGACTACATTTAGAAAAAACAGCCAATTCTTTCATAAAAGAAGATTTATTGATAATAGACAAAGACACTCTATTATTGACAGATAAAGGAAGGTTTTTAGCAGATGGTATAGCCTCTAGCTTGTTTCTGTAA
- a CDS encoding dicarboxylate/amino acid:cation symporter, translating into MNKIPLHIKIILSLFLGIIWSFVSSYLGWNDFTQNWIAPFGTIFIRILKFIAVPLVLFSIITGISNISNILQLGKIGAKTFSLYLLTTICSISIGLFLATIINPGSYLDKEKRISNRIQYELWANANSIPIADGKNVLSEQDKILLEEQLSKDDKDDKIQNLDDEIKLSQDISNRSPLAFLVDIIPPNLIQSFGDNNKMLQVIFFSIFFGVIAASINKEKRAPVVKLFNSLNEVFIKMVIVLMKASPFFVFCLLAGVVSKMASSPEEVIDIFRGLGMYSITVLIGLFLMIFVFYPLIVVLFVKRFSYKEFFENASPAQFLAFSTSSSVATLPVTMKCIEENFKVSNKISSFVLPIGATVNMDGTSLYQAVAILFGSRQLKVNLYACKPLCYL; encoded by the coding sequence ATGAATAAAATACCTTTACATATAAAAATAATACTGAGTCTTTTTTTGGGGATAATATGGTCTTTTGTATCCTCTTATCTAGGATGGAATGATTTTACTCAGAATTGGATAGCTCCTTTTGGCACTATTTTCATTAGAATATTAAAATTTATCGCTGTTCCCTTAGTCTTATTTTCTATTATAACTGGAATATCCAATATTTCAAACATTCTACAATTGGGAAAAATAGGGGCAAAAACTTTTTCTCTTTATTTGCTTACTACCATATGTAGCATATCTATAGGGTTGTTTTTAGCGACTATTATAAATCCAGGTTCTTATCTAGACAAAGAAAAAAGAATCAGCAATAGAATTCAGTATGAACTGTGGGCAAACGCAAATTCTATTCCTATAGCAGATGGTAAAAATGTTTTGTCTGAACAAGATAAAATACTCTTAGAAGAGCAACTATCAAAAGATGACAAAGATGATAAAATTCAAAATTTAGATGATGAGATTAAATTATCACAAGATATTTCAAATAGAAGTCCACTAGCTTTTTTAGTAGATATAATACCTCCAAATTTAATACAATCATTTGGGGACAACAATAAGATGTTGCAAGTGATATTCTTTTCTATATTTTTTGGAGTAATAGCGGCTAGCATAAACAAAGAGAAAAGGGCTCCTGTAGTAAAATTATTTAATTCTCTTAATGAAGTATTCATAAAAATGGTAATCGTATTGATGAAGGCATCTCCATTTTTTGTCTTTTGCCTTTTAGCGGGGGTAGTATCTAAAATGGCTTCTTCCCCCGAAGAAGTAATAGATATATTCAGAGGGTTAGGGATGTATTCCATTACTGTCTTGATTGGATTATTTTTAATGATATTTGTGTTTTACCCTCTTATAGTCGTTTTATTTGTGAAGCGATTTTCTTACAAAGAGTTTTTTGAAAATGCCAGTCCAGCACAATTTTTAGCTTTTTCGACTAGTTCTAGTGTAGCTACCCTTCCAGTTACCATGAAATGTATAGAAGAGAATTTTAAAGTCAGTAATAAAATATCTAGTTTTGTCTTACCCATAGGAGCGACGGTTAATATGGATGGAACTAGCCTTTACCAAGCAGTTGCTATATTGTTTGGTTCAAGACAACTTAAGGTAAATTTATATGCGTGTAAACCCTTATGTTATCTATGA
- a CDS encoding outer membrane beta-barrel protein, protein MSVKNTLILFAVLFISLGEAKAQDQDQGQGYYLEDLLFFSFRYNTLLGNPQSIHQKWTSLGYSTGYIRDIPFTFISEKRNIGIGIGISITYNNYSSNFKLSMDDKENTQIRIIDSDEYNSFSLFYVDLPLELRFRTSALGKADYFRFYPGIKASLLLHNDSMTVNGKISHEYNNHYLIFTNVLFGPTLSMGYGIWNLNVYYSINSIFRKDISSDIFNGENLDLKTLNVGLTFYIL, encoded by the coding sequence ATGTCTGTAAAAAACACACTTATACTTTTTGCCGTACTCTTTATTTCTCTTGGAGAGGCTAAGGCTCAAGATCAGGATCAAGGTCAAGGATATTACTTAGAAGATTTGCTTTTTTTTTCTTTTAGATACAATACTTTATTAGGGAATCCTCAAAGCATCCATCAAAAATGGACTTCGTTGGGTTATTCTACGGGTTATATTAGAGATATTCCTTTCACCTTTATTAGTGAGAAGAGAAATATAGGCATAGGGATAGGGATCTCTATCACCTATAACAACTATAGCAGCAATTTTAAATTATCTATGGATGATAAAGAGAATACACAGATTAGAATAATAGACAGCGATGAATATAATAGTTTCTCTTTATTTTATGTGGACCTTCCTTTGGAATTGAGATTTAGAACTTCCGCTTTAGGTAAAGCGGATTATTTCAGGTTTTATCCAGGCATTAAAGCTAGTTTATTACTCCACAATGATTCGATGACTGTAAATGGTAAAATTAGTCACGAATATAACAATCATTATCTTATTTTCACTAATGTATTATTTGGCCCCACTCTTAGTATGGGTTATGGAATTTGGAATTTGAACGTATACTATTCCATAAACTCTATCTTTAGGAAAGATATTAGTAGCGACATATTTAATGGTGAAAATTTAGATTTGAAAACTCTGAATGTAGGATTAACTTTCTATATATTATAA
- a CDS encoding MlaD family protein: MRLKLSTEFKVGLIAICVIAAFVWAFNYARGINLFVPGNYYYSVYKKSNGLKKGNLVLLNGLKVGIVSDISFHPNKSGDVLVELYVESVLPFSKNSVALIKSTTIIGNKSIEILMRDGQELLPRDTIKGELDREITDVIQSNIDPLMIKVEKTLASMDKALENISEFFVKNELAIKTVFNNTNSSLSNVDKISLDIKDILSEKKEKISNIIDHLDSISVNATAISDTILKSKFYDTINKLNNILADIDNGKGSIGKLIKYDDLYLNFNTTVTELHSVLEDLKLNPSRYVHFSVFGGDKTEYKKPEKDKVEKPEE, from the coding sequence ATGAGGCTAAAACTGTCAACAGAATTTAAAGTGGGATTAATAGCTATATGTGTTATAGCTGCTTTTGTATGGGCTTTCAATTACGCCAGGGGAATAAACTTATTCGTGCCTGGAAATTATTACTATTCGGTTTATAAAAAATCTAATGGCTTGAAAAAAGGCAATCTAGTACTTTTAAACGGACTGAAGGTAGGAATAGTCTCTGACATAAGTTTTCATCCAAACAAAAGTGGAGATGTATTAGTAGAGTTATATGTAGAGAGTGTATTGCCCTTTTCTAAAAACAGTGTAGCTCTTATAAAGAGCACAACCATAATAGGTAACAAGTCTATAGAGATACTCATGAGAGATGGACAAGAGCTTCTTCCCAGAGATACCATAAAAGGTGAATTAGATAGAGAGATCACAGATGTTATACAGAGTAATATAGATCCATTGATGATAAAAGTAGAAAAGACACTTGCATCTATGGACAAAGCTTTGGAAAATATCTCTGAGTTTTTTGTCAAAAATGAATTGGCTATAAAAACCGTTTTTAACAACACTAATTCTAGTCTATCGAATGTAGATAAAATATCTTTGGATATTAAAGATATCCTATCTGAAAAAAAAGAGAAAATTTCAAATATTATAGACCATTTAGATTCTATATCTGTAAATGCCACGGCTATTTCAGATACTATTTTGAAATCTAAATTCTACGACACTATCAATAAGCTGAATAATATATTAGCGGATATAGATAATGGCAAGGGAAGTATTGGCAAATTGATTAAATACGACGATTTGTATTTAAACTTTAACACTACAGTTACTGAGTTACACAGTGTCTTAGAAGATTTAAAGTTGAATCCAAGCAGATATGTTCATTTTTCTGTTTTTGGAGGGGATAAAACTGAGTATAAAAAACCTGAAAAAGATAAAGTCGAAAAACCTGAAGAATAA
- a CDS encoding AtpZ/AtpI family protein — translation MKGLDPNSAKFYSIAFEMCITIMAFMFLGKCADYYLEMEKPLLTALLSFIGVFISIYRVIYSIKSKR, via the coding sequence ATGAAAGGGTTAGATCCTAATAGTGCGAAATTTTATAGCATAGCTTTTGAAATGTGCATCACTATCATGGCTTTTATGTTTTTGGGCAAATGTGCTGATTATTATTTAGAAATGGAAAAACCCTTGCTAACAGCTCTTTTATCTTTTATAGGGGTATTCATATCTATATACAGAGTAATTTACAGTATTAAAAGTAAAAGATAA
- the ruvC gene encoding crossover junction endodeoxyribonuclease RuvC: MAVENIILGIDPGTTVMGFGLIRVNGDNIELISLEELHLQKLPSHQLKLKRIFEKTLSLIQHYKPTELAIEAPFFGINPQSILKLGRAQGVAIAAGLYSGIPIIEYSPRKIKAAITGRGGASKEQVAKTLQHMLGIKELPKKLDSTDGLAVAVCHCFQSKKNYVSQERGYSSWEAFVKNNTDRLA; the protein is encoded by the coding sequence ATGGCTGTTGAAAATATAATATTGGGTATAGATCCTGGAACGACTGTAATGGGTTTTGGTCTGATAAGAGTAAATGGAGATAATATTGAATTAATATCTCTAGAAGAGTTGCACTTGCAAAAATTACCTAGTCACCAACTGAAATTAAAACGCATCTTCGAAAAGACACTATCTCTTATACAACATTATAAACCCACAGAATTAGCTATTGAAGCTCCGTTTTTTGGAATAAATCCTCAGTCTATATTAAAATTAGGAAGAGCTCAGGGAGTGGCCATAGCAGCGGGTTTGTATAGTGGAATACCTATAATAGAATACTCTCCTAGAAAGATTAAAGCTGCAATAACAGGTAGAGGTGGCGCCTCTAAAGAACAGGTAGCTAAAACTCTTCAGCATATGTTAGGCATAAAAGAATTACCAAAAAAATTAGATTCTACAGATGGTTTAGCCGTGGCAGTATGCCATTGTTTTCAATCTAAAAAAAACTATGTTTCACAAGAAAGAGGTTATTCAAGTTGGGAAGCCTTTGTAAAGAATAATACAGATAGGTTGGCTTAA
- a CDS encoding N-acetylmuramoyl-L-alanine amidase family protein: protein MRLRLLWLILFFSSRAFAQDSAIFTVVLDAGHGGKDPGTINGNKPAVMEKDVVLKITLALGDIIEKEFKENVKVIYTRKDDRFVDLKDRSEIAIKNKADLFISIHCNSSPSKKIYGSETFVMGVHQNENSLEVSKRENSVILLEENYEKKYQGFDPNSPESIVGINLLQSNHIDNSIMLSSFIQSEFKNRANRLDRGVKQAGFWVISRNTMPSVLVELGFLSNDKERPFLNSKKGQEIMARAIFKAFKNYKEIIEKKRGRVVSNIDKAKLESKENNEVVYKIQFLTSRKKIGLKDKMFSGMKKVGFYSENNIYKYTCGDGTDYEKVSKYLDLIKKKYKGAFIVRFKNSKRIR from the coding sequence ATGAGGTTGAGATTATTATGGTTAATATTGTTTTTTTCATCCCGTGCTTTTGCACAAGATAGTGCTATATTTACTGTAGTTCTAGATGCAGGACATGGGGGAAAGGATCCAGGTACTATCAATGGGAATAAGCCTGCAGTCATGGAAAAAGATGTGGTGTTGAAAATTACACTTGCATTGGGAGATATCATAGAAAAAGAATTTAAAGAAAACGTAAAAGTTATCTATACCAGAAAGGATGATCGCTTTGTAGATCTTAAAGATAGGTCTGAAATAGCCATAAAAAATAAGGCTGATCTGTTCATTTCAATACACTGTAACTCTTCCCCTAGCAAAAAGATTTATGGCAGTGAAACATTTGTCATGGGAGTTCATCAAAATGAAAATAGTTTGGAAGTATCTAAAAGAGAGAACTCTGTTATACTCTTAGAGGAAAACTATGAAAAGAAATACCAAGGATTCGACCCCAATTCTCCAGAATCTATAGTAGGGATTAATCTTTTACAAAGTAATCACATAGACAATAGCATTATGTTATCTTCATTTATTCAGAGTGAATTTAAAAATAGAGCAAATAGACTTGACAGAGGTGTAAAGCAAGCTGGGTTTTGGGTGATATCTAGGAATACTATGCCTAGTGTTTTGGTAGAATTAGGCTTTTTGAGTAATGACAAAGAGAGACCTTTTTTAAATTCCAAAAAAGGTCAGGAAATAATGGCAAGAGCTATATTCAAGGCGTTTAAGAATTATAAGGAAATAATAGAAAAAAAGAGAGGCAGAGTAGTCAGCAATATAGATAAAGCTAAGTTAGAAAGCAAAGAGAATAATGAGGTGGTATACAAAATACAATTCCTCACATCTAGAAAAAAAATAGGGTTGAAAGACAAGATGTTTTCAGGAATGAAAAAAGTCGGTTTTTATTCTGAAAACAACATTTACAAATACACATGTGGAGATGGTACAGATTATGAAAAAGTCAGTAAATATTTAGATTTGATTAAGAAAAAATACAAAGGAGCCTTTATTGTTAGGTTTAAAAATTCTAAGAGAATAAGATAA